cacatatcatatgtgtttacaaagtgcgttttaataagttcacatgtctttaaagcatgtgggagtggtattttaaggcttaaactataaaaaaaaaagtttatgtatatggtctttctatatcgcggattttcacctatcgcagacccatcagcaataggtgaaaatccgcaatatagaaagaccatatatgTTACACACGTTACGATGGAACCATTGATTGGCATGTAACAAGTTGGCTTTATTCTGTAATCAGTACTAATCACAGAAAATAGCAGTTACTAATAATGGCTATAGGCCGTGCTGACTGCTGTACGCAACTTGCGCTCGAACTGAGCTGCTTCTAAGACTCGCAAAGTCAGCCTGTCTCTCATGCGCCACTACTGGCGTAAATCGGTATAGCACCAGAGGTTACTGTTAAGTTAACGCAAGTTAATGTGAGGGAGTGCCACACAgcaaaaataatgaaaacaccAGTAATAAACCGAACAGTTGTTGGGGGTGCCTTTTTATGATCAAATAGTCCTAGGTGCCACATATACATAAACTAGAATTGCAATTCTTTGTTATTAATAGTCGTATATATCAGAACTGTAATACGTAATACACCTTACATATGCCATGAAGTACCTAACtgtgtttacagtttttctcgattgcttagACACATTTCTTGAAACTATGCCTCgtattctcaaaacagtaaacacaaatccataacGTCTCACCCAAATTCCCAAACATCGTATTTTCAGGTCAAAATGAAGCTCTACACTCAAAACCATTCACTGTTGctgaaaaaccaaactttgcccacagacatcacacacacacacacactacaacatagtcttacacattggtgcaataaattaaaaacaatatttccAAAACTGGCAAGTTATGTTGCTAGTGGCTCTTCCCCTCAAAAACCTTTTCAcatgatgaacacaaaagacGCAACCAATGTATATGCAGTggcacatttttattcatgtactatatagtacaacacacaccaaaaacattattccacctcagcatcctgtcttTGGTCTGGGTCATGCCATAAAGTCTCATCAACATCACAGGCTATATCAGCCCTAGTCAGGCAGCGGGGGAAGAAACCCCTTGCATGCCTGATCCACCCCTGGCAAGCCTCAGCTGTAATGTCAGAACAGGCCTCCTCCATAGCCTGGAGGAGGTGAATACGGATGTAGGGTCTCGGTCATAGACCTTCCACGGCCATGCTGAGAGAAACTCTTCTATGGGGTTTAGGAAGGGAGAATATGCTGGCAAAAAGATATTTTTGAATCTTGGGTTATTCGTGAATTACAGCAGTCCTGTGGAAACTGACATTGTCCCAAATGACACCGTAGCATGCTGTGGAAACCACTTGTCTCCCTTGCCCTtgcccttcctcttcctcatccaTCTCCTCTTCTGTGTCCCCTTCCTCTACCTTCAGGTCTTTGTAGATCCATTTTTCCAATACAAGTGAACTGACACATGCCCCTTTTATCTAACAAGTGAAGgttctgattggtgtgtgaacaattctgattggctgtgtttTCCTCTGGATTATTGTGTGCTAACTGGGTTCAAGCTGTGCTGACTTGAGTGAACAATATTGACTGAAGTACAATACATACTTTCAATCAGCAAATGGTTTAGGCAGTGAGAATTGAAGggatttgtgtgtagagttttgctcTAACAGTTCAACAAATCGGAATCATGTGTCAAAACAGGGGAATAGCCTAACTGTCTGatttttagctgtatgtttacTGAGTCACGCCTTTCGGCGGAGAAGCAGCACAGACGCCGTGAGATCGGGTGAATGAGGGTTTATTAGaagggagacaaaacaggaacatcgATGAAGCGCAAGACggacgttaatgaccggactagggaaacatacCTAAGGCAGACCTAAATACATtagactaatgaaaacaactagaaacagctgataaacacgggaaatccacacggggttaacgagggggcgtggcacatgggaggaGCGGAAggacatactgcacttttaatcaaattttttagattttctaagcaatttttattcaaataagtctTTTTTCAactctattttgctttttttgtcttggtttaactttttaaaaccttgtttttataaagcacattaaataacccctgtgtatgataataaaaacttgccttgccttaccataaagagaccgagaaacgttctcctcaagaccagaagaacaactaaaaactatatgctggaaactaagacattcacatggtaactccatgaaaagctctgtaaaagtagaaatgtgtttactTTATGATAAGATAACATGAACCAACTGGGTAgtagttgccttttaactgaaaaaattcactccagtcatcagagaaaaaagttactaatgcactacatcaaaacatttacattgtaaTAATGTATGGCATAAAATAAACTTGTAACTaaatcattcagtaatacaaataattaGAGATGCTCCGATCAGCATTTTTGGGGCCGATCACCGATCACGATCTGCCAATTGCCGATCACAGAATGGCAGGGGAAAGGGAATCTTTTATCTATAATCTAGCAGAGTTTGCACCATTTGCAGAAATGAAACTAACTCTAAATTAACTatattgagaaaaaaaaaactgtagaaaTAGGCTAGTCAAGATCTTGAAGAATCAAGCGCTTGACACTTGGCGCCCCACACTGAAGGAGGGGCAGTGACACtttggtcagcactgttgcctgacaCCTCCAGGGTCAACACATGAAATGTTCCCCGAGAGCAGAGTGGTTTACTTTCTCATACTCGGCATATTCAGTTGTATGGCGTGTTCTAAGATGCCTAATCATGTTAGTGGTGTTAAAATGCCGTTGCTTGCTTCCACCTCGAGGGATTTCATCACGACATACATTGCAAACGGCTAACTTTACGTCTTTATCGGACACTTTGAAAAACTTCCAGACGGGAGAACTCATGTTGCCACTAGTAAGCTCCGCTCTGCTGTTGTTTACCTGTGCGCCGTGCATGCACGTGTGAAAAAGTCGCGCGAGTAATTTACGTCAAGTGATCGGCTTTTTTCATAGGCGCTTTTGGGGTTCGCCGATCAAGCTATTTTTAGCCAATATTGGCCGATCATGATCGGTGGCCGATCAATCGGAGCATCactacaaataataaaacaacatacggttcacattggcctcaagaactaagttaTCAGTAGCacttgattcccctgcacttcctgttgtggctgagtgtgcacctgacgtcagtggctgaaagtgcacgttttgcagccagacccttctcaaactgtttgtttgtctagctgcagtgatcacgcaatgggatttgtagttttattaccacgcagacaccggtgcagaccagaaaacacaaccaacggattagttttacagcgttttactattttattttctgcggacaacgctttttgggaatgaacggaggtaagaattttaagacttgggtaaattaaattttaagacctaggatgaaaatctgggcatttttaagacattttcaggccttaaatttaactttcagaattttagactttttaagaccccgcaGGAACCCTGTTTGTTGAAGGTGAAGGTTTTAAACGTTTAATGAATTATGTTGAACCTCACTATACTGTCCCATCGCGCAAAACGGCCACTGCAAGGATTGATGCTCTATACGAAAAATGCGCTTGTTCACTAAAAGACAGTCTGTCGATGCCAGCGCGGGTGGCAATAACTACAGACTCGTGGACTTCGCTAACCACCGAATCGTATATGACGCTAACCTGTCATTACATAAATGAATGGAAAATTCACAGCGCAGTATTAGAGATGCGAGGTTTCGAGGAAAGACACACAACTGTGAGCATTGGCAACTACCTGAAAGATGCAACAGAAAAGTCGCTGTTAAGCTCTGAAAAAGTAATGGCATGTGTGCACGACAACGCTGCTAACATGGTTCTGGCAAATCAAAGTCTTTGGGAATCAGTGCCCTGTTTCGCACACACCCTGCAGCTTGCAATCAATGAGGGCTTCAATGTTGCAactgtaaaaaatgtaataGCTGCAAGTAGCCGCTTGGTATCACATTTTCACCACAGCACAGTAGCTACAGCCGCGCTAAGGCAGAAACAACAAGAACAAAATATACCCGACCATAAGCTTATTCAGCATTGTCGCACGCGGTGGGATTCGGGGTGTGACATGTTCGAACGCCTTTTGGAACAGAGGTGGGCTGTGTGTGCTGTTCTGTCCGATCGCAATGTTACAAAACTTGCAGATGCGGGGACACTTGACCTAAAAGATGAGCACTGGGAGACTGTGGAAGAACTGACACCTGTTCTCAAGTCTCTTAAGTGTGCCACAACTACAATGTGCAGTGAGACCCATGTTTCCAGTTCAATGGTCTATCCGATCACACACAGTCTCATCACTAGACATTTAAACACACAGAGGAGTGAGTCTCCTAGAGTGTCTGAATTTTAAAATGCCGTAGCCGAATCTCTGAAACGGCGCATAGTCGTGAGAAAGTGTATCTGCCTCTGATTGCAGCGGCTTTGGATCCAAGACGCAAACATCTCAAGTTTCTTGAGACAGAGCTTCGGGAGAGAGTAAAAGAGAATCTGAAGCAGCTTTGCGAGACAATCCCAAATCCTGTCAGACCCATACAAAGTAAGCCCGACTCAGCAACGGCGCTCGACACTCTTTTCGGCGAGGACTACGGCATGAGTGATGTTTCTCCACGACACCGAAATCGAAAGCTACTTCAGGGAGCCATGCATCTTTGTAAACCAGGATCCTTTATTGTGGTGGAAAGTAAATGAGTCTCGATTTGCAAAGCTAAGCACCCTTGCCCAGTGGTACCTGGCTGTTCCTGCAACTTCTGTGCCTGCTGAGCACGTTTTTTCCACCGCTGGTCTAATTGTAAATAGACTCCGCACTCGGCTTTCATCTGAGCACGTAGACCGACTGATCTTTTTGAATAAAAATATGTCGTCCTTATGTTAATTTTTCTTAGCCATGCATGGTAAACTATTcaggctgtttttgttttaagtttAAGTAGCATAGTTAAATTATGCCGGCTTTAAATTTACCTTTACCGACTGATCATTTTGAAAGAAAAGTTATGTTACCTAATCTTTAAGTTTTATAGCTGTGGTAAAAATATTAAggctatttttattttaagtttaCACAGCCAAATTATGctggctttaatttttgttagGCTATGGGCTACTTAACAGTCGTTTGAACTtatattaaactttatttttgcgaacctttaacaaaaaaaagggggggggggggggttgcggggCTTCAGTTGCCGTTGTTTTAAAGTAACAGGAGAAGCGCATCCACTATTTTGATTGGCACGTAGTTCAAGCTCACATGCATTTTgtctaaataaatacaatttgtaatataacatttacatatttatgtatCTAGGCTATGTGATTAATTTGATATACAATGCGTCATGTAGAAAAAGCGCTTCAGCTTCGCCTCATGCTGTTATATCTTTTAAATGTTTACTGTATACTGTGACGCAAACGCCCCGCCCCTTGCTTAAACTCCACCCCGATTAATCGAGTACTTGTTTCTCAAACCTGTGGATTACTCGAAATGAAATATGATCAAAAATACCCATCCCTGCcggagaacatttaaaactgGATTTGaaaaagcacttctttacacagtgtgtagttggagtatggaatagtcttcctgttagtgtagtgcaagctaaaaccctgagttcctttaaatcagactTAGATAAGGTTTGAATAGCTTTAAAACTATTAGTTGAATTCTCCCCAGACAAGCTTGAtaggcctttttaattgcttccccacactggtgagagtgggacatgggagcatcaacatacacaccacgGTCTTTATCATAATCAACTTCCtgtatttcagtggaacccataaaatatctgcagTCATTTGGAAACTTCTTATGGTCTTATGTTCTTGACAGTTTGCATACTTTAAATGgtccatcagtctggaatgtcattATCTCTGCCTCCCAAACCCATCAGTGAGACCTGTAATTAAAGAGACAATAAAAGCCTTTTACAGTTTGTTACATGCAATGGATAAAGTAAATGGAATGTTACAAAATAAGTgagtaaattaataaattaacaaTAGAACATAAGTAAATAAACTGAATGTTATTAATGTTATGGCATGGCTCAGTAACATTAtcttcctgctctctctctctcacaccccTGATATCCATGTACTTCCTCTTCTGTATCTCTTCTGCCACAGAGAATAAAAGACGTGCAGCACATGCACACTGTAACATGCAGCCCTGTTCAGTATGAGCTCTATTTAAATAGACTGCAGCACGGCACGTTACTGTACGTCGCATGTGAGATTATTGTGGCTGCAGTCATGTCATGATAATGAAGTCTAGAGTACAGGAGCCATGACTGAGCATGTTAGAGACCCCAGCCCTCTGCAGACTGACTCTCTCTTCCTGGTCTCTTTCTGCTGCTCTGATATCACTGGTATCCATCAATTTCACATTCTGTCCCTCTGCTGCCACAGAGACATTACAGAGACATGCAAAAATTAACAAAAGGGGAACAAAATGACCTAAGAGAGACAAAAGGTCAGTGTGAAGCTAAGCTTAGTGCCTGGCCCTCTGACTGCAGCATTTCAGAAATGGCCGCCATGGTCAACATTCTGCACAAAATGTTCTCTGTGGTTTATTACAAACAACACAGTGATACACCCCCACTGACTGTGAATCCTGTGGGTGGAAACATCTTATTTATGGGGATCAAAGGAGGAAGGCAAGGCCTGAAGTTTTTTTTAGCAGGCCACAAACAAGCAGATAAAAAAAGAGAGTATAGCAAACTTGCACAGAGCAGAATATCAGCAATGGCTACTGAGAGTCCATCAGAACAGCAGCACAAAATCACACTCCACAGAAAACCTGAATTAGATCCATCAGTGACACTGCTAAGTGAAGTGAAGTAATTAACGAGGCGGAAATCTACATCtacacaggaaacacaggaaaaacatgcaaactgcacctCTAAACCTGGAGGTGCAAGAAAACAGCGGTACCCATTGAAAACACTCTACATTCAGCATACAAAAATAACTTTAGGTAGCATAATATAGCACAGATAACATAACAGGAGAAACACTGGAAAGTCTATTATTCATATATATCTCATAATAAATAACACGCAATCAAACATTCATGTAATTCCATGACAATTTTACATTACTGGTTTCAAGAATAATATATTACCATCTTCTGCATCAGcttcaaaagagaaaaaaaaaggcacaGGAAACAGACATTGGGTCACAGGAAGGACTACACTGTCCCACTAGTCCTGTTGCCATGGCGAGCCTCACCAAGCCTAACTGACTAATCTGttttaaaacagaaataaaatgcaaaaacagaaaCTTCCAAAAAGCAAAACTTCAATTTGCCACATGCAGAGTGCTATGTTGAAAGTTTAATTGAAGGAGGCTATCATAATTTTCAATCAAATGTGGGCGTTGCTAAAAAGTAACATGCCTTCATTCATTTTTCCCCGCTCCTAGCCTTCAGGTTTGCTGTATTGGTGAGACTGAATGCCAGAGATACTCTCCTTTCTCattacccataatgctttgTGCATTCTCGGTTTTAATAACAGGAAGCATTAGCAAATAACATGCAATTCACTGTAGTTTAGTAACTGAAAGAAATATTAATTTTCCTCATACcaagacaaacaaacaactCAATCAGTTCCTTAGACAAAAAGGTCTGATAAAactacacattttaaaaatcacctAGGCTGCCTGGGGGGGATATCCGGCTTATCAGATGGGGAAGAACACAAATAACTACAAATGGCGTCGCCTTCGGATACACTTACTGTTTTCTGAGGGCATCACAGGCAACACACAGACTTAAAGAAGGACTTTAAGTGATCCGATTCTTCTTTGGCACCACAGCAGCGTAGGTCACATCAGAGGGGGGGCATTCTGAGGGGGGAAAACACACTTATGATGAGAGATCATGGTCTCAAAGGGGGTCTCACAGATGACTTTATGAACTCTAATAGAAATCCATCTGTCCCTGTCACAGAGCTGGTACATTGtttcatccttccattcattcTCCACCATTTATCCAGGTCGGGGTCACGGTGTCAGCCATCGCAAATGCACAGACCTGTTTCCCCAGTCACCTCCTGCAGCTCCACTGGGAGGACACAGATGTTCCCAGACCAGCCAAGAGGCTTAATCTtcccagcatgtcctgggtctgcctcagggtctcctcccagttggacatgtCCAAAGCACCTCCCCAGAATCACCCATGACCACAGACTTGTAGGTGCTGATCAGCATCCCGGCCgctccacaaaacacatgtagactagttgagcaaactcccatgaaccctccgctggtccagtgttccatgaCCAGGATGGAATCTGCATTGTTTCTCCTGGATCTGAGGTTCAACTACTGGATGGAcactcctctccagcaccctgGCATAAGCCATTCCAGGCGGGCTGAAGTTGGAATACACCCTTCATTTTCCCTTTCTTAAATattgggaccaccaccccagtctaccaatccagaggcactgtTTCCAGCTACAATGCAATATTGAAGAGGCATATCAggcaagaaagtccagcaacaTCCAGAGCCATCAAGAACTCACTCACTCCCACAGCCTTTTTTGACTTTGTCGCTGACCTCAGCCCTAGTGATGGGCGAGTCCTCGGACTCGGTCAGTGGGATTACGGAGGTGCTTAAAGTGCTCCTACCTGACTATATGCCTAGTTCAAGAATATTACATCCCTGCTGCAAATTCCTTGGGCAAAACCCTGCTTTCCCCTCCTTAGTTCCCTGGCGGTTTGTCAGTATCTCTTTGAAGCTGACCCAAAGTCATTTTCCACACCTCAACTTCTCTCTTCACCCAACCCAAAAAACCCCACACCTGTCTAACGCCTCACCTACAGCAACATTCAGAGCCCCTGCTTTCAGAGCCCATGCTGTGCACTGAGGTGAACCTGACTATACCTGGACAGTATCTTAagctcctttcccaccagatAAATTATGTTCCATGTCCCTACAGCCAGTATTAGTAACCGGGATCTGTCTGCCAAGGCCCCTGCCTTCGACTGCCACCTGATTCACTTTGCCATGGTCTCCTATGACTCCTGCTACAGGTGGAGGCCCCACCAGAGAACAGTCCTATGTGGCTCATTCAGGCTGTGCCCAGGCAGCCCCAGGGGTGAAGGCTTGGCCACCATGCATTGGCCAAAAGgctcctcccccaggcctggcacCAGGACGGGGCCTTGGTTTCCCCGTTTCAGGTGAGGATTCCAGTTCCATGTTTATGTCCTTCATGAGGGTCATTGGGATCACACTGAGTCTGACCTCTCAGCTAGGACCTATTCACCTTTGGAGATCCTACCAGGGACAACTTCTCCTAACATCTCCTATACGATCACTGGgacacacaaacccctccactgTGGTAAGGTGGAGATTTATCATTTCATGTTTTACTTACATCCTAATAGATGGCTTTAGGTTATTGTAGTCTCATATTTGCTGTTGTTATACAGGTGAATCTTACCTTGCTTGTCCAGTAGATTGACTGAGCTGTACATCACTTCATCCCTGGGGTCTACAGAGGGCTGAAGAAGGATCAAACAATGTAAATGGGTATTGTAATAATGTACCATTAATGTTACACTGAGTAATTGTAGAAGGGACACACACTGTAAATGGGTAAGGTTCCCAATAAAATCTGGTTATAGAATGTGTCACATTATTCATACTACTTGCATGACTGATGTAATCAAAAATCATTTGATTTAACTAAAGGGAAACATTTTACTCAACTCACACTTTGGGCTGAAGGTTTCTTAAAGACCATGGTGTTGTAAACCAGCTCATCTCCAGGCTCTGTGTTCTGCTGAGATGAAACAACCACATATCAGCATTTAGCCTTTTCCtaatatttataattacaaactgatttttaatgcatttccaCTGGGAGCGGTTGCCATTCTTGTTTGCAGGGCAAAGGAGTAGCGGTAAACAGAGTTCTATGGGTTAACACAAACTCATCAGCGAGAGTAGCTGCTTCCGCAAGGGACGTAGCCTTCTGTTAATTCAGATATAACACGGTCGGGTACACAGTTTTTAAACTCTTCAAGCAAAAGCAGCTCCTTGAGCTGGTCGAAATCAGTCATACCGCTAGCAGTGCACCACTTACCAAAGACGAGTGACTTCTCCCGAACGAGTTCCACGTGGGTTTGAGAGGCGGATTTACAAAGCTTCCGGAAGTTTTGCCGGAATCAAGGCTCTGTTCCAAACCAAGAAAGGAACAAACTTCCTGAGCTTTCCCTACGAGTTTGCACTGCAGCAGAAGCGACCAAAGGTGCCTGCGCCAATTCAGAGAATGGTCGCGATGCGCTCAAAGATTTTTCTCTAAATATACGAGTCCAATACGGCGACTCACATCAAATCCAATATTCCCCCTCTCAGGGGACCAGGGTGGAACTGTCGGAGAATGAGTGCGAGGATGCGAAGCATCATCCGGCGGGCTAGCATCTCCAAGGGGCGAGCTAACCTTGCGCGGCTGAGGTATGGGCTGTAGCTGGCCCACCCGCGCCTTTTGCAGGGCAGCATCCCGACCGCTTCCATCTCCAAAGCCCTTATCAGAAGGAGTTGGGCTTGGCACTCCTGCCTCTTAATTTCCAACTCAAGTTCCCTAAGCCGAATTCTAAGGAGGGTTGTCCTCCTTGGGCGACCCGGGATCCCTGGCATGCATGCGCGGCCGGGACACCGGGCCTCCGGCTTCCGCCGTCGTAGGCGACCGGGTCGGGCAAGGTACAACACCTGAGAGATCACCAGGCTCCGGCAGGATTCCCTGCGTGACCAATTCGTCCGGCAGTACCAGTTTAACCTCCCGCTTTGAGGCACCGGCAGGGATCAccacattaaaaataaacccGCGATGGCTACCAGATCAGTCTTCCTGCAATTATCAAACTGCTCCTGTGTGGGGCACAGGGTAAACTCAAGCAAGTCGAACGTAGCTATGCTAATCCCAATTACAAAGACTTTCCCCACCACAGTTAATCTGCCAAACAAACCTAACATCTAACATACACACAGAATACATAGAGCAAAGCGTCAGAAtccgaggggcgcgcgaagacgtAAAACAAGAACCGGGCGAGCGATCGAAACCAAATAGCAAACAAACCAAGGCAAAGGTACAGTCAGGGGCAGGGCAAAGCGAAGAATcagaaaaccaaaaaccatTATACACaataaagcaataaaacaaAGCAAACCAATAACACCAAAGGAAATGACCAGAGCTCCCGAGGTGTTTTGCTGTGAGGCTTTTCACTTCGGACAGAAGGAAGTGACAGACGGTCTTGCAGTGAGTCGTGGGCGGGATCCTgacggggaggcggagcaaAGATCGAACGGAGGGCTTGCTGCAGGCGACGAGACCCGTGGGCGGAGCTGAGCTTGCAGCGGCGCGTAACACTTCATAGAGTGTGTCCATATTTTGTAACATTCCCAAACTAATGTGAGACTTACAATGGGGCATTAAtggaacaaacacacagagcagatGCAGAAATGAACACTTACAGGGCGGCTGGGTCTGTTTCTGCTACTAATCAGCGTTTCTGCAGAGACATGATGGTAACGCTGACCTTCATTCACATCTGTGTTGATAAATACAAGCTTTGAGAACTAAAAGTGTTatatgattaataaaattattaatcaaaaagaaaataaccGATAATCAAATAATGTGGTTCAAATTCTGGATAACTGGTTTAATTACgttaaatatactgtattttactTACTAGATCTTCTTTGCAGAATCCAGATAACCATGATAGCTGCCACCAGCAAAAGAAGCAGCACCAACATCAGCAGAAGGAGCATCTGACTGGAGAAGCACAAGTGAAGGAAAGTGAAGGTTTAAGACATGCAGAGGTTTTATGCAGGATCAATAACAGGTCTTTATTTATCAgactttgaatcttgaatgtaCAGATGTTAATTGAGTTTACAGAGAAATAAATAGGTTTGGCAGTTTACCTTGGTGACTGTATGGTGTTCAGATTCTCATTTGTGGTGGAAGTCAAGGAACCAGAGGGACATGTGGTCCCAGCCCATCCTGTTGGGTGTTTTGTTTCTGAAGTTAAACCGTCTCTCAGCTGTGTAGCTGAAGTAAAACTTTCTGTCTGCTGTAAAGCTGTAGTCAGCACTCCCTGTTTGGGTAAAACTTCCATTGCTGTGGAAGACCAGGTCAAAACAACAGtcaaagcattttaaataactTAAATCATACTTACACAATTTCATAATATACATGCTTAAAAATGAATCTACAATGAGTTACAATACTCAAAGTATAATAGGCCATAGGATGTCACTAGTGAGAATTTAACTATGTAACCATAACCATGTCGTAGGCAGTCTATCCATAGTACATAATGTAATGATCATTAACAGGCTGTGTCTGTTTAACGTGTAGAGGAGTTAATATAATCTGCAGTGCTGTGATCTGCAGCCTAATATAACAATTCACCTTCCATGACAATCAGCTGTAGATAGACACCATCATCTACTGCACCGTGAATATCCACAGCACACCAGTAAGTGTCAGAGTCCGTTTCCTGCAGGTTCCTCATGGTTACATTAAAGAccaggtgggtggggtcatcacTGATTGACACTTTCCCTGCTGGCTGATTGGAGTCAGAACGTGCCAATGTGGAGCAGGAATTCCAGTTAGACCCTCTACACCAGTACTTCACATGGTGTTTATACTTCTGATCATAGTAACATgtgatggtgacagatcctcctctctctgcagaTACCCAGCTCACAGTCCTCACACTCCGAGCATCTGTGTGAATAAGATAGAAATTAAGTACTTAAGTGCTTATTTTAGTATTCAAAAAACTGTACATTCCAATCTACTGATATTAGTGTGAAATTTGTTAAAACATCTTACCTTTAACCTCTATTATCAGATCCTGAGAGTCATCCATCTTACCAATTCCACCAATCTCTACAGCACACCAGTAGATACCAGCGTCACTTGTCTTCAGGTTCCTCATGATCACATGGAAAACTAGCTGGGCAGGACTATCAGTGATTGACACTTTACTGGAGCTCTGTGGTGAGTCTGTGCGTGCCATGATTGTACAGGAGGACCATAATTGCCCTctacaccagtatttcacatggtCTTTATACTTCTGatcatagaaacatgggatggtgagaGATTCTCCACTCTCTGTAGTTAAATGCTTGAATGTCCTCACACTGTCACCACCTGCAGGGACATCATGGAAATCAGTGTTTACCAACTGGTTGATCTTTGTGGGCTCCTCAAATTATTCTCTTTGAAACAGTCGCTCACAGTGTAAAATTGACACCACTGATGTAAATGGTGCACTGTCATTCACAGCCACTGGCACAGGGTCAGTGTCATGGGGGAGCATATGCAGGtaatgccccccctcctcaaatGCCAC
The Paramormyrops kingsleyae isolate MSU_618 chromosome 4, PKINGS_0.4, whole genome shotgun sequence genome window above contains:
- the LOC111832859 gene encoding uncharacterized protein isoform X2; its protein translation is MAPLLFLLHVFFIRLPGGDSVRTFKHLTTESGESLTIPCFYDQKYKDHVKYWCRGQLWSSCTIMARTDSPQSSSKVSITDSPAQLVFHVIMRNLKTSDAGIYWCAVEIGGIGKMDDSQDLIIEVKDARSVRTVSWVSAERGGSVTITCYYDQKYKHHVKYWCRGSNWNSCSTLARSDSNQPAGKVSISDDPTHLVFNVTMRNLQETDSDTYWCAVDIHGAVDDGVYLQLIVMEAMEVLPKQGVLTTALQQTESFTSATQLRDGLTSETKHPTGWAGTTCPSGSLTSTTNENLNTIQSPSQMLLLLMLVLLLLLVAAIMVIWILQRRSNVNEGQRYHHVSAETLISSRNRPSRPNTEPGDELVYNTMVFKKPSAQSPSVDPRDEVMYSSVNLLDKQECPPSDVTYAAVVPKKNRIT
- the LOC111832859 gene encoding uncharacterized protein isoform X4, which produces MAPLLFLLHVFFIRLPGGDSVRTFKHLTTESGESLTIPCFYDQKYKDHVKYWCRGQLWSSCTIMARTDSPQSSSKVSITDSPAQLVFHVIMRNLKTSDAGIYWCAVEIGGIGKMDDSQDLIIEVKDARSVRTVSWVSAERGGSVTITCYYDQKYKHHVKYWCRGSNWNSCSTLARSDSNQPAGKVSISDDPTHLVFNVTMRNLQETDSDTYWCAVDIHGAVDDGVYLQLIVMEAMEVLPKQGVLTTALQQTESFTSATQLRDGLTSETKHPTGWAGTTCPSGSLTSTTNENLNTIQSPSQMLLLLMLVLLLLLVAAIMVIWILQRRSKTLISSRNRPSRPQNTEPGDELVYNTMVFKKPSAQSPSVDPRDEVMYSSVNLLDKQECPPSDVTYAAVVPKKNRIT
- the LOC111832859 gene encoding CMRF35-like molecule 8 isoform X3, whose amino-acid sequence is MAPLLFLLHVFFIRLPGGDSVRTFKHLTTESGESLTIPCFYDQKYKDHVKYWCRGQLWSSCTIMARTDSPQSSSKVSITDSPAQLVFHVIMRNLKTSDAGIYWCAVEIGGIGKMDDSQDLIIEVKDARSVRTVSWVSAERGGSVTITCYYDQKYKHHVKYWCRGSNWNSCSTLARSDSNQPAGKVSISDDPTHLVFNVTMRNLQETDSDTYWCAVDIHGAVDDGVYLQLIVMEAMEVLPKQGVLTTALQQTESFTSATQLRDGLTSETKHPTGWAGTTCPSGSLTSTTNENLNTIQSPSQMLLLLMLVLLLLLVAAIMVIWILQRRSNVNEGQRYHHVSAETLISSRNRPSRPQNTEPGDELVYNTMVFKKPSAQSPSVDPRDEVMYSSVNLLDKQGLTDGFGRQR
- the LOC111832859 gene encoding uncharacterized protein isoform X1 → MAPLLFLLHVFFIRLPGGDSVRTFKHLTTESGESLTIPCFYDQKYKDHVKYWCRGQLWSSCTIMARTDSPQSSSKVSITDSPAQLVFHVIMRNLKTSDAGIYWCAVEIGGIGKMDDSQDLIIEVKDARSVRTVSWVSAERGGSVTITCYYDQKYKHHVKYWCRGSNWNSCSTLARSDSNQPAGKVSISDDPTHLVFNVTMRNLQETDSDTYWCAVDIHGAVDDGVYLQLIVMEAMEVLPKQGVLTTALQQTESFTSATQLRDGLTSETKHPTGWAGTTCPSGSLTSTTNENLNTIQSPSQMLLLLMLVLLLLLVAAIMVIWILQRRSNVNEGQRYHHVSAETLISSRNRPSRPQNTEPGDELVYNTMVFKKPSAQSPSVDPRDEVMYSSVNLLDKQECPPSDVTYAAVVPKKNRIT